A genomic region of Aeropyrum pernix K1 contains the following coding sequences:
- a CDS encoding hydantoinase/oxoprolinase family protein, translated as MIRVGVDIGGTFTDLIVFDEGSGRLESLKVLTTPREPWVGVIRALEEASVDIEGVDVVIHATTLGTNMFLGQEGLEPPSAVLITNRGFRDVLEIGRQNRPELYNLYFTRPKPLVPRDRRLVVKGRIDARGNVVEDIDRGEVARLAKEWCGRADVFIVSMLNSHINPVHEDEIGSIITRECPGAIVVEGARIDPQEKEYERTSTAVVNGLLKPILSKYLKRLKSDLEGRGFKGILLLMQSSGGVSTVDYAVERPAAFIESGPAAGAIAVSYYATMQGVGRAIGFDMGGTTAKASSIIDGEPLVVREYEVGAKVHMGRPLRGSGYPVRYPYIDLVEVSAGGGTIAWVDPGGAVRVGPVSAGADPGPACYGLGGDKPTLTDANLVLGRLPEALAWGRIKLYRDLAVRALASIADKAGLEVDEAAWAVIRIANTVMGKALRLVTVERGYDPREFTLYAFGGAGPLHAAEIGEELSVSRVVIPPYPGVFSSLGLLVADYRHDYYRSIMRSAYDPETQDAVEEAFKGLEEEAIKTLRSEGFSDENIRLVRTLDMRYRGQAYDLSIPYRGSVEGSARSFEEVHEGRYGHRLPGEDVVVVNVRLSAVGVTSKPRLPRGEVVEGRAEPRGYRRVYFKGGWLETPIYWRGDLRPGASGNGPAVVESPDSTIVVPPGYRFRVEGDYSVVMERW; from the coding sequence TTGATTAGGGTTGGCGTCGATATAGGGGGAACGTTCACGGACCTCATAGTATTCGACGAGGGTAGCGGCCGGTTGGAGTCGCTCAAGGTCCTGACAACGCCTAGGGAGCCGTGGGTCGGGGTTATCAGGGCTTTAGAGGAGGCAAGTGTTGATATTGAAGGGGTTGACGTCGTCATACACGCGACGACGCTCGGCACCAACATGTTCCTGGGGCAAGAGGGCCTCGAACCCCCCAGTGCAGTGCTTATAACTAACAGGGGCTTCAGAGACGTCTTGGAGATCGGGCGGCAGAACCGCCCAGAGCTCTACAACCTATATTTCACAAGGCCTAAACCCCTCGTACCGAGAGATAGGAGGCTGGTGGTTAAGGGTAGGATAGACGCCCGGGGTAACGTGGTGGAGGATATAGACCGGGGTGAGGTGGCACGTCTAGCCAAAGAGTGGTGCGGGAGAGCGGATGTATTCATAGTGTCTATGCTTAACAGCCACATAAACCCCGTCCACGAGGATGAGATAGGGAGTATTATAACACGCGAGTGCCCTGGAGCCATTGTAGTAGAGGGGGCCAGAATAGACCCTCAGGAGAAGGAGTACGAGAGAACTAGTACGGCAGTCGTCAACGGGCTCCTCAAACCAATACTCTCAAAATACCTGAAGAGACTCAAGAGCGATCTCGAGGGGAGGGGCTTCAAGGGGATACTCTTATTGATGCAGAGCAGCGGTGGCGTGTCGACGGTGGACTATGCTGTCGAGAGGCCGGCGGCATTCATAGAGAGCGGCCCAGCCGCCGGGGCTATAGCGGTATCGTACTACGCTACGATGCAGGGGGTGGGAAGGGCTATAGGGTTCGATATGGGAGGTACAACCGCGAAGGCTTCGAGCATAATAGACGGAGAGCCCCTGGTAGTTAGAGAGTATGAGGTCGGGGCCAAGGTTCATATGGGCAGGCCGCTGAGGGGCTCCGGCTACCCTGTTAGGTACCCCTACATAGATCTTGTGGAGGTGAGTGCTGGGGGAGGGACGATCGCATGGGTAGACCCTGGAGGGGCAGTTAGAGTAGGTCCTGTTAGTGCAGGTGCAGATCCTGGGCCGGCGTGCTACGGGCTGGGAGGGGATAAGCCGACTTTAACCGATGCAAATCTAGTCCTTGGCAGGCTGCCTGAAGCCTTGGCGTGGGGTAGGATTAAGCTCTACAGGGATCTAGCTGTGAGGGCGCTGGCGTCCATAGCTGATAAGGCTGGGCTTGAGGTGGACGAGGCTGCCTGGGCTGTGATTAGGATAGCTAATACGGTGATGGGGAAGGCCCTTAGGCTAGTTACTGTAGAGAGGGGATATGACCCTAGGGAGTTCACGCTCTACGCCTTCGGCGGCGCAGGCCCTCTACACGCCGCGGAGATAGGGGAGGAGCTGAGTGTCAGTCGTGTGGTAATCCCACCCTACCCAGGCGTTTTCTCATCCCTCGGACTGCTTGTGGCCGACTATAGGCATGACTACTACAGGTCTATAATGAGGAGCGCCTATGACCCGGAGACCCAGGATGCTGTGGAGGAGGCTTTCAAGGGGCTCGAGGAGGAGGCGATTAAGACGTTGAGGTCAGAGGGATTCAGCGATGAGAACATAAGGCTTGTGAGAACGCTCGACATGAGGTATAGGGGACAGGCGTATGACTTATCCATACCCTACAGAGGCTCTGTAGAGGGATCTGCAAGATCTTTCGAGGAGGTGCATGAGGGTAGGTATGGCCATAGGCTTCCAGGGGAGGATGTCGTTGTAGTGAATGTGAGATTATCAGCCGTGGGTGTTACATCCAAACCCCGCCTACCCCGCGGAGAGGTCGTGGAGGGGAGGGCCGAGCCACGCGGTTATAGGAGGGTATACTTCAAGGGCGGCTGGCTGGAGACCCCCATATATTGGAGGGGGGATCTACGGCCTGGAGCCTCTGGCAACGGCCCTGCCGTTGTCGAAAGCCCCGACAGCACCATAGTAGTTCCACCTGGCTACCGGTTTAGGGTGGAAGGGGACTACTCGGTTGTCATGGAGAGGTGGTGA
- a CDS encoding hydantoinase B/oxoprolinase family protein, which produces MALDSVTIEVIRNSAIYISEEMGVVLRDTAFSPNIKDRLDHSCAVLAPDGSLVAQAEHIPVHLGSMSVGVVNLVKYIEDLGMDLGVGDVVVTNDPYISGTHLNDLMAIKPVYAGDFHIAYVANKAHHVDVGGLVPGSIGGGAKELREEGIVIEPVKVVEAGSVRWDIVRMLEANVRTPRYFRGDLMAQIASLNVGEARLRELAGRYGGSALVEAWESILGYTERYTREKIGEVAALASGVYRARDYMETSKGELLEIVATLTIDKGRLTVDYTGTSKQVDEPINAVYGVTVAATLFALKSTLDPEMPMNQGFFRIVEIKAPEGTLVNPLKPAPVGGGNVETSQRIADVVFRALAEALPERVPAASCGTMSNVMVGGRGWAFYETNACGSGARPCCDGVDGVHTNMTNTLNTPIEVIEREYPILFNAYELRPDSGGPGMYRGGLGVVRAFTALEDNVTITIFAERGLTRPWGLSGGRPGRSFEAVITRAAGEVERLMSKHTAKLNRGDTIAIYTPGGGGYGDPCKRDRSLIERDLREGRITMESAVKDYCYDS; this is translated from the coding sequence ATGGCCTTAGATAGTGTGACTATCGAGGTGATCAGGAACTCGGCCATATACATCTCAGAGGAGATGGGGGTTGTCCTGAGGGATACTGCGTTCAGCCCTAATATAAAGGATAGGCTGGACCACTCATGCGCGGTCTTGGCACCGGATGGAAGCCTCGTTGCCCAGGCCGAGCATATACCAGTCCATCTAGGTAGCATGAGTGTGGGTGTTGTGAACCTTGTCAAGTACATAGAGGATTTGGGGATGGATTTGGGGGTAGGGGATGTTGTTGTAACGAACGACCCATATATATCCGGGACGCACCTAAACGACCTCATGGCCATAAAACCCGTCTACGCCGGAGATTTCCATATAGCATACGTGGCTAACAAGGCCCATCACGTGGATGTAGGGGGCCTGGTTCCGGGTAGCATAGGTGGGGGTGCTAAGGAGTTAAGAGAGGAGGGAATAGTTATAGAACCTGTCAAGGTGGTTGAAGCTGGTAGTGTTAGGTGGGATATAGTTAGGATGCTGGAAGCCAACGTTAGGACCCCGAGGTACTTCCGGGGGGACTTGATGGCTCAGATCGCATCGCTCAACGTAGGAGAGGCTAGGCTGAGGGAGCTGGCGGGGAGATACGGTGGATCTGCCCTAGTAGAGGCCTGGGAGAGTATACTGGGCTATACGGAGAGGTATACAAGGGAGAAGATAGGGGAGGTGGCGGCCTTGGCTTCTGGGGTGTATAGAGCTAGGGATTACATGGAGACAAGCAAGGGAGAGCTCCTAGAGATAGTGGCTACACTAACGATTGATAAGGGAAGGCTCACTGTGGACTATACGGGCACGTCCAAGCAGGTAGATGAACCCATAAACGCCGTATACGGGGTCACGGTAGCAGCCACGCTATTCGCCCTTAAGTCAACGCTAGACCCGGAGATGCCCATGAACCAGGGGTTCTTCAGGATCGTCGAGATAAAGGCGCCCGAGGGCACCCTAGTCAACCCTCTGAAACCAGCGCCAGTAGGCGGCGGGAATGTGGAGACAAGCCAGAGGATAGCTGACGTGGTCTTCAGGGCACTAGCCGAGGCACTACCCGAGAGGGTCCCCGCCGCGAGCTGCGGTACGATGAGCAACGTCATGGTTGGGGGCAGGGGATGGGCATTCTACGAGACCAACGCCTGCGGCTCGGGTGCAAGACCCTGCTGCGATGGGGTTGACGGTGTCCATACAAACATGACCAACACGCTGAACACGCCGATCGAAGTCATCGAGAGGGAGTATCCCATACTATTCAATGCATACGAGTTAAGGCCGGACAGCGGGGGTCCGGGGATGTACCGAGGAGGCCTGGGTGTAGTGAGAGCCTTCACAGCCCTAGAGGACAACGTGACCATAACAATATTCGCCGAGAGGGGCTTAACGAGGCCCTGGGGCCTCAGCGGGGGAAGGCCAGGCCGTAGCTTCGAGGCAGTAATAACCAGGGCCGCGGGAGAGGTTGAGAGACTTATGTCGAAGCACACGGCAAAACTCAATAGGGGGGATACAATAGCCATATACACGCCAGGCGGGGGAGGGTATGGAGACCCCTGTAAAAGAGATAGAAGCCTCATAGAACGTGACCTTAGGGAGGGCAGGATAACCATGGAATCGGCCGTTAAAGACTACTGTTATGATAGCTGA